A region from the Rosa rugosa chromosome 6, drRosRugo1.1, whole genome shotgun sequence genome encodes:
- the LOC133718045 gene encoding probable LRR receptor-like serine/threonine-protein kinase At1g05700: MMNKKSWTPVVLLLAFHLLGASSQTTIGWLNIDCGNSVVRVDPTNLLTWVTDKDLIQTGINKEVPQNQSLEEMNTLRSYPNQTPQNCYALPVNKQTVRYLIRVGFYYGNYDGLSNPPSFEIHIDGQKWSMVKTSTVGEGPIYHEALYETQGSGSVSLCVVQVKDGGVPFISSIEAVPLSASSNPLYPKMETNNTFDLVSRINFGGDEIRFTGLLSENYNRIWTRGTTPPNCNEVSTLPDILSPENDPPISVLRTAIESIDLTHPITLSVGLSQITPQSAYFVLYFTETTSLPKPGDTRIIQININGQMKSTVTLEFTKCKVITLYPVIVEGTTINVTLASASSSTLPPIISAMEVFTRVDHEKNSPPPPPPSPASHEKSSSPPYSSSSVLEETSSVRIFISFLVFVCFFYY, translated from the exons ATGATGAATAAAAAATCCTGGACACCAGTAGTGCTGCTCCTGGCTTTTCATCTGCTCGGTGCTTCTTCTCAGA CCACTATTGGATGGTTGAACATCGATTGCGGGAACAGTGTTGTACGCGTAGATCCCACAAACTTACTGACATGGGTCACAGACAAGGACTTGATCCAAACGGGCATCAACAAAGAAGTTCCACAAAATCAATCACTAGAAGAAATGAACACCCTCCGATCATACCCAAATCAGACACCACAAAATTGCTATGCTTTGCCTGTCAATAAGCAAACCGTACGCTACCTGATTCGGGTTGGGTTCTACTATGGCAACTATGATGGTCTCTCGAACCCTCCATCGTTCGAAATTCATATCGACGGCCAAAAATGGTCGATGGTCAAAACATCAACCGTGGGAGAAGGGCCAATATACCATGAAGCCTTGTATGAGACTCAAGGGTCAGGTTCTGTTAGTCTTTGCGTTGTGCAAGTTAAGGATGGAGGGGTTCCCTTTATTTCTTCAATAGAAGCTGTTCCGTTATCTGCTTCTTCTAATCCATTGTACCCTAAGATGGAGACAAACAACACTTTCGATTTAGTATCCAGGATAAACTTTGGTGGTGATGAAATAAG GTTCACAGGGTTATTATCAGAAAACTATAACCGAATATGGACACGAGGAACAACTCCGCCAAACTGCAACGAAGTTTCTACCTTACCAGATATACTCTCCCCAGAAAATGACCCTCCTATTTCAGTGTTGCGCACCGCCATAGAATCAATAGACCTTACCCATCCAATAACCTTGTCCGTTGGCCTCTCGCAAATAACCCCCCAGTCAGCTTATTTTGTGCTCTATTTTACCGAAACGACAAGCCTACCTAAACCAGGCGACACCAGAATCATTCAGATCAACATCAATGGTCAAATGAAATCCACAGTGACACTTGAGTTCACCAAATGCAAGGTGATCACATTATACCCTGTGATCGTCGAGGGTACAACAATTAACGTGACATTGGCCTCGGCTAGTAGCTCCACCCTACCTCCGATCATCAGTGCAATGGAAGTGTTCACAAGAGTGGATCATGAAAAGAattcacctcctcctcctcctccttctccagCCTCACATGAAAAGAGTTCATCTCCTCCTTATTCTTCATCATCAGTACTAGAGGAAACTTCTTCTGTGCGCATATTTATATCgtttcttgtgtttgtttgtttcttctatTACTAG
- the LOC133713348 gene encoding probable LRR receptor-like serine/threonine-protein kinase At1g51860 — MKPIFMRNKKSWTAVALLLAFYLLEASSQITIGWLNIDCGNSAVRVDPTNLLTWVTDKDLIQTGINKEVPQKQSLEEMNTLRSFPNQTPQNCYALPVNKQTVRYLIRVGFYYGNYDGLSNPPSFDIHIDGQKWSTVKTSTLEEGPMYHEALYETQGSGSISLCVVQVKDGGVPFISSIEAVPLSAPFNPLYPKMETNNTFDLVSRINFAGDEIRFTGLLSENYNRIWTRGTTPPNCNEVSTLPDILSPENDPPISVLRTAIESIDLTHPITLSVSLSQTTPQSAYFVLYFTETTSLPKPGDTRIIQININGQMKSTVTLEFTKCKVITLYPVIVEGTTINVTLASASSSTLPPIISAMEVFTRVDHEKSSSPPPPSPASHGTRGTSFVRTLISFLVFVCFFYC, encoded by the exons ATGAAGCCTATCTTCATGAGGAATAAAAAATCCTGGACAGCAGTAGCGCTGCTTCTGGCTTTTTATCTGCTCGAAGCTTCTTCTCAGA TCACTATTGGATGGTTGAACATCGATTGCGGGAACAGTGCTGTACGTGTAGATCCCACAAACTTACTGACATGGGTCACAGACAAGGACTTGATCCAAACGGGCATCAACAAAGAAGTTCCACAAAAGCAATCACTTGAAGAAATGAACACCCTCCGATCATTCCCAAATCAGACACCACAAAATTGCTATGCTTTGCCTGTCAATAAGCAAACCGTACGCTACCTGATTCGGGTTGGGTTCTACTATGGCAACTATGATGGTCTCTCGAACCCTCCATCGTTCGATATTCATATCGATGGTCAAAAATGGTCGACGGTCAAAACATCAACTCTGGAAGAAGGGCCAATGTATCATGAAGCCTTGTATGAAACTCAAGGGTCAGGTTCTATTAGTCTTTGCGTTGTGCAAGTTAAGGATGGAGGGGTTCCCTTTATTTCTTCAATAGAAGCTGTTCCGTTATCGGCTCCTTTTAATCCATTGTACCCTAAGATGGAGACAAACAACACTTTCGATTTAGTATCCAGGATAAACTTTGCTGGTGATGAAATAAG GTTCACAGGGTTATTATCAGAAAACTATAACCGAATATGGACACGAGGAACAACTCCGCCAAACTGCAACGAAGTTTCTACCTTACCAGATATACTCTCCCCAGAAAATGACCCTCCTATTTCAGTGTTGCGCACCGCCATAGAATCAATAGACCTTACCCATCCAATAACCTTGTCCGTTAGCCTCTCGCAAACAACCCCTCAGTCAGCTTACTTTGTGCTCTATTTTACCGAAACGACAAGCCTACCTAAACCAGGCGACACCAGAATCATTCAGATCAACATCAATGGTCAAATGAAATCCACAGTGACACTTGAGTTCACAAAATGCAAGGTGATCACATTATACCCTGTGATCGTCGAGGGTACCACAATTAACGTGACATTGGCCTCGGCTAGTAGCTCCACCCTACCTCCGATCATCAGTGCAATGGAAGTGTTCACAAGAGTGGATCATGAAAAGAGTtcatctcctcctcctccttctccagCCTCACATGGAACTAGAGGAACTTCTTTTGTGCGCACATTAATATCgtttcttgtgtttgtttgtttcttctatTGCTAG
- the LOC133714723 gene encoding probable receptor-like protein kinase At5g59700 encodes MMRGGTIRLLIWVSSAFCLIFGSLGFDPVDNFLIDCGSSTNQTVSNRVFLADGSYSAVLSPPQKIIAKINSNSNSNSSSSIDSAVFQTALIFTEASSYTFPISKQGRHWVRLYFSPFVHNSYNMSQAKFSVSAQTFTLLKDYQIEGGFIIKEYILNVTSSSLVLTFTPSSNSFAFVNALEVVLLPDELIPEGARAIGSKETEQSLSQLALETVWRVNMGNKTVSPQNDTLWRFWDSDYSYLKYEGVATYVSKPEAVKFSASPTKYIAPSSVYGTATMLDTTKETRMNANLTWNFDVEHGFKYLVRFHFCDMMSKPADTVIFKVFINDLSVSDSLDLKNLTSNVLGRPYFMDVIMRASDNPTMNISVGPYSTDGAYIYPITFLNGLEIMKISNSRSSLDVSLSNSSKMKLGVIVGLTVGVFLAIVLAIVLFLFYRRRGQAHAIHSKTEDVMANAEEGKDTNGTAMFSASKIGYRFPLAAIQEATENFSENLLIGVGGFGKVYKGVLRDNTKVAVKRGAPQSKQGVAEFRTEIEMLSQFRHRHLVSLIGYCDEKDELIIIYEYMENGSLKNHLYSSDLPRLSWRKRLEICVGAAKGLHYLHTSSEKTIIHRDVKSANILLDENLMVKVADFGLSKTGPEIDQTHVSTAVKGSFGYLDPEYLTRQQLTEKSDVYSFGVVMFEVLCGRPVIDPSLPREEVSLVEWAMKRHQNGQLEEIVDPRLAGQVKPDTLRKFGDVAAKCLAERGVDRPSVGDVLWNLEFVLQLEGNEGRSDHASHVNDLETSTVSAAELSMGSVGDIAGVSMSKVFAQMVREEMR; translated from the coding sequence ATGATGAGAGGAGGGACTATTAGATTGCTCATATGGGTTTCTTCAGCTTTTTGTTTGATATTTGGTTCATTAGGATTTGATCCTGTAGATAATTTTCTGATTGATTGTGGATCATCGACCAATCAAACAGTTAGTAATCGTGTGTTTCTAGCTGATGGGTCTTATTCCGCTGTTCTTTCACCCCCACAGAAAATCATTGCCAAAATCAATTCAAATTCTAATTCCAATTCTTCCTCCTCCATTGATTCAGCTGTTTTTCAAACTGCCCTTATATTCACTGAAGCTTCCAGTTACACATTTCCGATAAGTAAGCAGGGGCGACATTGGGTTCGCCTCTATTTCTCTCCTTTTGTTCACAACAGCTACAATATGAGCCAAGCAAAGTTTTCTGTTTCTGCTCAAACTTTTACCCTTCTGAAAGATTATCAAATAGAGGGTGGTTTTATCATTAAGGAGTACATTCTGAATGTAACTTCTAGCAGTTTGGTTCTCACTTTTACTCCTTCCTCCAATTCGTTTGCTTTCGTGAATGCGTTGGAAGTTGTTTTACTCCCGGATGAGCTCATTCCCGAGGGTGCTAGAGCCATTGGTTCGAAGGAGACTGAACAAAGTTTGAGTCAGCTGGCATTAGAGACAGTTTGGAGGGTGAACATGGGTAATAAAACAGTTTCTCCCCAAAATGATACCTTGTGGAGATTTTGGGATTCGGATTATTCGTATCTGAAATATGAGGGTGTTGCAACATATGTGTCAAAGCCAGAAGCTGTCAAGTTCTCTGCATCACCAACAAAGTACATTGCCCCTTCTTCTGTCTATGGCACCGCAACCATGCTGGACACCACAAAGGAAACTAGAATGAATGCCAATCTGACATGGAATTTTGATGTTGAACATGGTTTCAAGTATTTGGTGCGGTTTCACTTCTGTGACATGATGAGTAAGCCTGCTGACACTGTCATCTTCAAAGTTTTTATCAATGATTTGTCCGTCTCTGACAGTCTTGATCTTAAAAATCTGACATCAAATGTCTTAGGCCGCCCTTATTTTATGGATGTCATCATGAGGGCAAGTGATAACCCTACGATGAACATAAGTGTTGGCCCTTACAGCACAGATGGAGCTTATATATACCCAATTACCTTTCTTAATGGCCTTGAGATCATGAAAATAAGCAACTCGAGGAGCAGCCTTGATGTCTCTTTGAGTAACAGCTCTAAGATGAAACTTGGTGTTATAGTGGGTTTGACTGTTGGAGTATTTCTTGCTATTGTTTTGGCTATTGTTTTATTCCTATTTTatagaagaagaggacaagcacATGCCATACATTCAAAGACAGAGGATGTCATGGCGAATGCAGAAGAAGGTAAAGACACCAATGGCACAGCGATGTTTTCTGCCTCGAAAATTGGGTATCGCTTCCCATTAGCAGCAATCCAAGAGGCTACTGAAAATTTCAGTGAGAATCTGCTTATTGGAGTTGGTGGTTTTGGCAAGGTTTACAAAGGAGTTTTAAGGGACAATACCAAAGTGGCAGTTAAGAGAGGAGCTCCTCAATCAAAGCAGGGTGTTGCAGAATTTCGGACTGAAATTGAAATGTTGTCTCAGTTCCGCCATCGCCATTTGGTCTCCTTGATCGGATATTGTGATGAGAAAGATGAGTTGATCATTATTTACGAGTACATGGAAAACGGGAGCTTGAAAAACCATCTTTATAGCTCAGATCTTCCACGCTTAAGCTGGAGGAAGAGGCTTGAAATCTGCGTTGGAGCTGCGAAAGGACTTCACTATCTTCATACCAGCTCTGAAAAGACGATCATTCACCGTGATGTTAAGTCTGCGAATATATTGCTAGATGAGAATCTAATGGTCAAGGTTGCTGATTTTGGGCTTTCAAAAACTGGCCCTGAGATTGATCAGACACATGTCAGCACCGCTGTTAAAGGCAGTTTCGGGTATCTTGATCCAGAGTACTTGACAAGGCAGCAGCTGACGGAGAAATCAGATGTGTACTCATTTGGGGTGGTGATGTTCGAAGTCCTTTGTGGAAGACCTGTTATTGATCCATCACTTCCAAGGGAAGAGGTGAGTCTAGTTGAATGGGCAATGAAGAGACATCAAAATGGGCAGCTGGAGGAGATTGTAGATCCTCGTCTTGCAGGTCAAGTAAAGCCAGACACATTGAGGAAGTTTGGAGATGTAGCTGCAAAGTGCTTAGCAGAACGTGGTGTTGATCGACCTTCTGTGGGGGATGTGTTGTGGAACTTGGAATTTGTGCTTCAACTCGAAGGAAATGAGGGAAGATCTGATCATGCTAGTCATGTCAATGACTTGGAGACCAGCACTGTATCTGCTGCAGAATTAAGCATGGGAAGTGTAGGGGACATTGCTGGTGTCTCAATGAGCAAGGTCTTTGCCCAGATGGTGAGAGAGGAGATGAGGTAG
- the LOC133716841 gene encoding F-box/FBD/LRR-repeat protein At1g13570-like, which produces MGRRRSKSSSKRKKKKEKTFPLDKISNLPSDVIQHILSYLHFKEAVKTSVLSKAWRYKWAMLPSLAFDDTDGSSIERIVNHVLFSHTGPVDAFKLTTARGLSLDTRDIDLWISRLSSYSIKEFILKLWNRSFKYDVFSRLFSFQDLTRLELCNCSLKPPSTFKGFRVLKALHIRRVTVAQDALEKLIESGPLLERMTLCDIMRLTQLNIYAQNLQFLKVGGVFQDFRLKNTTNLVDVSIDGNWDSSEFFKFFVQLPIIERLTIKFKGRSRMRLDQPNWNCTFTQLQVLKRIALQPVSGTDVCWELPIMLNDFGNVEKNFLAPLTDYYMQSNEYYDED; this is translated from the exons ATGGGAAGAAGACGATCGAAATCCTCTtcgaaaaggaagaaaaagaaagagaagacgTTTCCGTTGGACAAAATAAGCAACTTACCAAGTGATGTTATACAGCATATTTTGTCATATTTGCACTTCAAGGAGGCAGTGAAAACAAGTGTGTTATCGAAAGCATGGAGATACAAATGGGCTATGCTTCCCTCCCTTGCCTTTGATGATACCGATGGCAGCTCCATTGAGAGAATTGTCAATCATGTTCTCTTTTCTCACACTGGCCCTGTAGACGCTTTCAAGCTTACTACTGCAAGAGGTCTGTCTCTAGACACTAGAGATATTGATCTATGGATTTCTCGTCTATCGAGTTACTCTATCAAGGAGTTTATACTGAAATTATGGAATAGGAGTTTCAAATACGATGTCTTTTCccgtttgttttcttttcaagaTTTGACTCGCTTGGAGTTATGCAATTGTTCCCTAAAACCTCCGTCCACATTCAAAGGCTTCCGGGTGTTGAAGGCCCTTCATATTCGAAGAGTTACAGTGGCTCAAGATGCGTTGGAAAAACTGATCGAGAGTGGTCCTCTTCTTGAGAGAATGACTCTGTGTGACATAATGCGTCTCACTCAGCTCAACATTTATGCACAGAATCTCCAATTCCTTAAAGTCGGAGGTGTTTTTCAGGATTTCAGACTTAAGAATACCACAAATCTCGTTGATGTTTCAATTGATGGAAACTGGGACTCCAGTGAATTCTTCAAGTTTTTTGTTCAGCTGCCTATTATTGAAAGGCTCACAATTAAG TTTAAAGGGAGAAGCAGGATGAGGTTAGATCAGCCCAACTGGAATTGCACATTCACCCAACTTCAAGTTTTGAAA AGGATTGCTCTTCAACCTGTTTCTGGTACCGATGTCTGTTGGGAACTGCCTATAATGTTGAACGATTTTGGGAATGTAGAGAAAAATTTCTTGGCCCCGTTAACTGATTACTATATGCAATCTAATGAGTATTATGATGAGGATTGA